The following is a genomic window from Nitrospira sp..
TTCAGGATTCGCAGAAGGCAGCGGTTCTGCCGCGGGGGTAGGCTCTAAGTGTTCGGTGGAAGCCGGCGCCATGCTGTCTGTTGAGAGTGGAAGGAGTTCTTGCGTGGGCGTCTGTTTGGCCGGTGTTGTCGTTGGAGCGACGGTCTTCGCCTGTTGCGCTTCGAGCGCAGCCTTTGCCGTCATGTCTTCCAGTTTCTCGAGCAGCGCGGCGAGGCCGGCATCATGATGGATTTGGGCTCTTGCCCGCTTCAGATGCGGAGCGGCCTCCTGGTGCCGTCCCTTGTCTATGAGTAGTTCGGCCAGCGCCAGGTGGGGGAAGGGATCATCCGGTGCGGCCTGGATCACCCCTTCGAGGAACCGAGGCGTGAGGGATGGATGCCGAAGTCCCCAATAGGCTTGTGTGAGATTTAAGAGCACGGTTGGATTGCGCGGGGCTAATGCGGCGGCCCGTTTGAAATCCTTGACGGAGACGTCGATCCCGCCGCTCTTCTCCCGTTGA
Proteins encoded in this region:
- a CDS encoding TPRREGION domain-containing protein (MaGe:77307873), giving the protein MYRRDISSTLRILAVLLGAFVFYHIWTLSPTTPVPTPASLPATTIDATPNFPPALVEPAPPQDVPRTRLIEFGETPSAAHQAIRDRLDRNEYAETESALRALGKAQIATSRDKTYVAALWNNLGVQREKSGGIDVSVKDFKRAAALAPRNPTVLLNLTQAYWGLRHPSLTPRFLEGVIQAAPDDPFPHLALAELLIDKGRHQEAAPHLKRARAQIHHDAGLAALLEKLEDMTAKAALEAQQAKTVAPTTTPAKQTPTQELLPLSTDSMAPASTEHLEPTPAAEPLPSANPENDTPLPIPMPAEPAH